From the genome of Deferribacteraceae bacterium V6Fe1:
AACTGCCATATGGGAAACAATAGCATTATTTTTATCAAAAACAGTTATCTCTTCCCTGATAAAATTTTCCCCGAAAACTTTTGTAATAGACTCATCAAAGTTTAATATTATTACATAATCGGCCAATTCGGCTTCCTGTGTCACTTCCCCAAGCTTATTTAAAACGATAACATTTTCCATCAGTCTCTTTGTCTCAAAATCGTATTCTCCCAAATAATTTTTTGGAGGAATCACAAAAAATCTTTTTTTAAGCTCGATTTTTTTATTCGCGACAAAAGAGTAGTCTTTAAATTTTGCTTTTGTTTTATCGTATATTAGGGATGAAAAATTAGTATTCATCTCTATCAGTGCAGCCATAAGGAGTACACCTGTATCTGCCGAAAAAACAAGGTCTGTTGCATCGTTGACATTTGTTTTAAGTGCACTGCACCCATAAATTGAGATAATCAACATACAAACTATGATCAGGTGAAAAAGTTTCCTCATAATTTCCTCCTGAATAGAGATTAGCAACATAAATGCCAAAATAAAAAATCAATTTTAAATATTTTTTGTAACCTTTTCTCTTTTGCACGGTTTTATAGATATCAAATCAAGGAGGTAAAAAATGAAAAAAACGATTGCTTTAATGGTTGTAGTTTTGTTAACATTTGCTTCAGTAAACTCTTTTGCAAAAGGGAAAGGGAGCTCAAAAGGGAGCTCAAACGGAAAAACCTCAATGCACAGCTATAGTGGAAGCTCGACTCAAAACGGATTTCAAACAGGGGATAGAGCTCTTGACGGCAGCGGCAAGGGGTATGGAGACGGCACTCAGCCTCAGCCAAAAGATGGCACAGGCTTTGGAGCTACAAGCAGATAAAAGAGGGTGGACTGCCACCCTTTTAATATTACACTACAATTTATGGATAAATTTCAGGTTTTTTTTGACCAAACGAAAAAAGGTTTCTACCATTACCTCCTTTCTCTGACAAGAGATAGTGCCCTTGCTGATGATATATTCCAAGAAACCTACTTCAAAATATTAAAAAAATATAAAGATAAGCTTTCCCCTATGCTCCTTTACAAGATTGGCAAAAATTTATTTATAGATGAATACAATAGAAATAAAAATCATATTAATACTGAAAATATAACATTATCATATGAACAAACAGGTAGTGATAATTCAATGGAAGCCGATGCTCTTTTGGCGCTGCTTGATGACGAAGAAAAAAAATTATTCCTAATGAGTGCGATAGATGGACTGAAGTATGAGGAGATAAGCACTATTACCGGAATTTCAGTCGCCAATATTAAGGTAAAAATTTTCAGGGCAAGAAAAAAAATACAAAATGCTTTAAAAGGAGGTTAGAATGAAAGAGATTTTGATAAGCCAATTTATAGATGATGAACTTACACTGTCGGAGAAAAAGGAATTTGTAGTCAACGTAAAAGTGGATGATACCTTTTATTCTGAAACTATAGAGATGTTGGACTCTGAAATATTATTTAGGGATAAACTCAATAAAAAGACCCCTCCGCAATTTCATGTTGAAAAATATAGGGGATCACGCAAGTTTATTCATTTGGCAGTAGCTGCACTTTTTTTCATAGGGTTAGCATTTTTAGGGAGCAAAATAACTGCGAATAAACCTGAAGCTGTTAGCAAAAATAACATTCAAAAAGAATATAGATTTGTAATTTACAACGACAGTGCAAGCAATGTGGAGCTCTCCGGGACATTTACAAATTGGCATAAAATCCCAATGAAAAGAATAAATAACTCCAACTATTGGGAAATAACTGTCCCTCTTACCAAAGGGGAACACAAATATGCTATAATTGCTGACGGTCAAGTGTTGGCTGATCCCACATCCGCTTTTATAGAGCAGGATGACTTTGGAAATATAAATTCAGTTTTGGAGGTATAGTAAATGAATAAAACCTACTTATTAATCCTATCATTTATTATAGCAGGACTTTTTTCTGGGTGCTCCACTCACAGCATTAAGATTGATACGGACAAAATAGTCCTCTTTTTAAAAAATAAGTCAGAGCCGACTTTCCATTACAGTTTGGACGGATATACCCCTCACAAAATGAGTAAAACAAGTTTCGGATATTATTATGAAGTGAAAAAAGCATCCCAATTTAAATATTTCTTTACCGATGAAACAGGCTTAATAAAGGCGGACTGTCCATTAATCGAATATGACGATTTTGGAGGTTACAACTGCATATTTGATATGTAACCTTTTCTCCGTGCCGCAGTTTATATATCAGAAGGAGGTAGCTATGAAAAAAATGCTAATAGTATTAATACTCACAGTAACAGCAAATATTACATTTGCACAAGTTAACGAAAATGAACTTTTAACCAAAGCGACAACACAGGTAAAAGAGCAACTAAAAACCAATCTTTCCATAGGACTTAACAACCAAACTATGCTCAATGCCTATAATGCAGTTGTCCAAAGTCAGATGCAAGAAGAAGTAAAGGTAAGAGTTTTAAGCAAAATTGCTCAAGCTCACCAGGCAGGTTTGCCCGCTGAGCCTTTAGCTGAAAAGGTAATGGAAGGGCTTGCAAAAAGGGCAAATGAATCACAGCTTGAAAATGCACTTAATCAGCTCACAGAACGTTACAGCTATGCCAAACAATTAACGGAGCAATTGGCTTTTAATCAGCAAACAAAAAGCAAAATAATGGGTAACATTGCCGATGCTTTGGCAGCAGGAATAAGTAAACAGTCTATGGAAAATATCATGTCCCACAGTCAATTAAAAAGCGAGCCTGAATTAGCTGCCGAAATAACAGAATGCGTAAAAGATATGTCAAGGGCAAGAGTGCAATCAAACCTGATAGAAAAAACTATGACAAAAGCAATCGAAAAAGGCTATAATGCAGGTGAACTTGCGGAAATAAGGAATCAGTTTAAAACTATGGCAAAAACAAGAGATGCTAATCAATTAGCCCAAAATATGCAAAATGGATTTCAAATGGGAGCAAAAAGTAGCGATATTTCAAAGGGGCTCTCCGGAAACGGAAACGGCAGTAATATGGGTTCAGGCTACGGTGATAGCTCAGGAATGGGCAGCGGAAGCGGTGGCAGCAGTGGAAATGGTGGCAGTGGTGGTAGTAGCGGTGGTAGTAGCGGAAATGGCGGCGGTCACGGCGGCGGTGGAAAAGGTATGTAATAAGTCGCATCTAATAAAAACAACTATCAAAAAAGGGGGATATCCCCCTTTTTTACCTGTAAAACTTTCTCAAATCCAAGTCTGAAAAAA
Proteins encoded in this window:
- a CDS encoding RNA polymerase sigma factor, which encodes MDKFQVFFDQTKKGFYHYLLSLTRDSALADDIFQETYFKILKKYKDKLSPMLLYKIGKNLFIDEYNRNKNHINTENITLSYEQTGSDNSMEADALLALLDDEEKKLFLMSAIDGLKYEEISTITGISVANIKVKIFRARKKIQNALKGG
- a CDS encoding glycogen-binding domain-containing protein; the protein is MKEILISQFIDDELTLSEKKEFVVNVKVDDTFYSETIEMLDSEILFRDKLNKKTPPQFHVEKYRGSRKFIHLAVAALFFIGLAFLGSKITANKPEAVSKNNIQKEYRFVIYNDSASNVELSGTFTNWHKIPMKRINNSNYWEITVPLTKGEHKYAIIADGQVLADPTSAFIEQDDFGNINSVLEV